The following are encoded together in the Pempheris klunzingeri isolate RE-2024b chromosome 24, fPemKlu1.hap1, whole genome shotgun sequence genome:
- the LOC139223812 gene encoding sodium/potassium-transporting ATPase subunit alpha-1, protein MGLGRGKEEYKLAATSDGGEKKGKKGKGEKDMDDLKKEVDLDDHKLTLDELHRKYGTDLTRGLSNSRAKEILARDGPNALTPPPTTPEWVKFCKQLFGGFSMLLWIGAILCFLAYGIQAASEDEPMNDNLYLGVVLSGVVIITGCFSYYQEAKSSKIMDSFKNLVPQQALVLRDGEKKSINAEEVVVGDLVEVKGGDRIPADLRVISAHGCKVDNSSLTGESEPQTRTPDFSNDNPLETRNIAFFSTNCVEGTARGVVINTGDRTVMGRIATLASSLEGGKTPIAVEIEHFIHIITGVAVFLGVSFFILSLILGYGWLEAVIFLIGIIVANVPEGLLATVTVCLTLTAKRMAKKNCLVKNLEAVETLGSTSTICSDKTGTLTQNRMTVAHMWFDNQIHEADTTENQSGASFDRSSATWASLARVAGLCNRAVFLAEQSNVPILKRDVAGDASEAALLKCIELCCGSVNGMRDKYHKVAEIPFNSTNKYQLSIHKNTTPGESKQLLVMKGAPERILDRCSTIMIQGKEQPLDDEMKDAFQNAYVELGGLGERVLGFCHFNLPDDQFPEGFAFDTEEVNFPTENLCFIGLMSMIDPPRAAVPDAVGKCRSAGIKVIMVTGDHPITAKAIAKGVGIISEGNETVEDIAARLNVPVSEVNPRDAKACVIHGGELKEMTAELLDDVLKHHTEIVFARTSPQQKLIIVEGCQRQGAIVAVTGDGVNDSPALKKADIGVAMGIAGSDVSKQAADMILLDDNFASIVTGVEEGRLIFDNLKKSIAYTLTSNIPEISPFLLFIIANIPLPLGTVTILCIDLGTDMVPAISLAYEAAESDIMKRQPRNPKTDKLVNERLISIAYGQIGMMQATAGFFTYFVILAENGFLPMDLLGIRVLWDDKYVNDLEDSYGQQWTYESRKIVEFTCHTAFFASIVIVQWADLIICKTRRNSILQQGMKNRILIFGLFEETALAAFLSYCPGMDVALRMYPLKPCWWFCAFPYSLLIFLYDEARRYILRRNPGGWVEQETYY, encoded by the exons ATGGGGCTGGGA agagggaaagaggagtaCAAACTGGCGGCAACCTCAGATGGCGGGGAGAAGAAAGGCAAGAAAGGTAAAGGGGAGAAGGATATGGATGATCTGAAGAAAGAAGTTGACCTG gATGATCACAAGTTAACCTTGGATGAACTTCACAGAAAATATGGAACCGACCTAACCAGG GGTCTTTCCAACTCCAGAGCAAAAGAGATCCTGGCACGTGATGGCCCAAACGCCCTCACGCCTCCTCCCACAACGCCTGAATGGGTCAAGTTCTGTAAACAG CTGTTTGGTGGTTTCTCCATGCTGCTGTGGATTGGTGCTATCCTCTGTTTCCTCGCTTACGGTATCCAGGCTGCCTCCGAAGATGAACCGATGAATGATAAC TTGTACCTTGGTGTTGTGCTTTCCGGCGTCGTCATCATCACCGGTTGCTTCTCCTACTACCAAGAAGCCAAGAGCTCCAAGATCATGGACTCCTTCAAGAACCTGGTCCCACAG CAAGCCCTGGTCCTCCGTGATGGTGAGAAGAAGAGCATCAACGCCGAGGAGGTGGTGGTCGGAGATTTGGTGGAGGTGAAAGGTGGAGACAGGATACCTGCTGATCTGAGAGTCATCTCTGCTCACGGCTGCAAG gtGGACAACTCCTCTCTGACCGGTGAGTCTGAGCCCCAGACTCGTACGCCTGACTTCTCCAACGACAACCCTCTGGAAACCAGGAACATTGCTTTCTTCTCCACCAACTGTGTTGAAG GTACTGCCAGAGGAGTCGTCATCAACACTGGAGACCGTACCGTCATGGGTCGTATCGCCACCCTGGCTTCCAGTCTGGAGGGCGGCAAAACTCCCATCGCCGTTGAAATCGAGCACTTCATCCACATCATCACTGGCGTGGCTGTCTTCCTGGGTGTTtccttcttcatcctctccctcaTCCTCGGATACGGTTGGCTGGAGGCTGTCATCTTCCTCATCGGCATCATTGTCGCCAATGTGCCAGAGGGTCTCCTGGCTACCGTCACT GTGTGTCTGACCCTGACTGCCAAGCGTATGGCTAAGAAGAACTGCCTGGTGAAGAACTTGGAAGCTGTCGAGACCCTGggctccacctccaccatctGCTCCGACAAGACCGGCACCCTGACCCAGAACAGGATGACCGTGGCCCACATGTGGTTCGACAACCAGATCCACGAGGCCGACACCACCGAGAACCAGAGCGGGGCCTCCTTCGACAGGAGCTCCGCCACCTGGGCTTCCCTCGCCAGAGTCGCTGGACTCTGCAACCGTGCCGTCTTCCTGGCAGAGCAGAGCAACGTCCCCATCCTGAAG AGAGATGTAGCCGGTGACGCCTCAGAGGCTGCCCTACTGAAGTGTATTGAGCTGTGCTGCGGATCCGTGAACGGCATGAGAGACAAATACCACAAGGTTGCTGAGATCCCCTTCAACTCCACAAACAAATACCAG CTCTCCATCCACAAGAATACAACTCCTGGAGAGTCCAAGCAGCTGCTGGTGATGAAAGGAGCCCCAGAGAGGATTTTGGACCGCTGCTCCACCATCATGATTCAGGGCAAAGAGCAGCCTCTGGATGACGAGATGAAAGATGCTTTCCAGAACGCTTATGTTGAGCTGGGAGGACTTGGAGAGAGAGTGCTGG GTTTCTGCCATTTCAACCTGCCCGATGACCAGTTCCCAGAGGGCTTTGCTTTTGACACTGAGGAGGTGAACTTCCCCACTGAGAACCTGTGCTTCATTGGCCTCATGTCCATGATCGACCCTCCTCGTGCTGCTGTGCCTGATGCTGTCGGCAAATGCAGGAGTGCTGGAATCAAG GTTATCATGGTCACCGGTGACCATCCCATCACAGCTAAGGCCATCGCTAAGGGTGTGGGTATCATCTCTGAAGGCAACGAGACCGTAGAAGACATTGCTGCCCGCCTGAACGTACCAGTCTCAGAGGTCAACCCCAG GGATGCCAAGGCCTGTGTCATCCATGGCGGAGAGCTGAAAGAAATGACCGCAGAGTTACTTGACGATGTGCTGAAACACCACACTGAAATCGTGTTTGCCAGAACCTCCCCTCAACAGAAACTTATCATTGTGGAAGGTTGCCAGAGACAG GGAGCCATCGTGGCTGTGACAGGTGATGGTGTGAACGACTCTCCTGCTCTGAAGAAGGCCGATATCGGTGTCGCTATGGGTATCGCCGGATCTGACGTCTCCAAGCAGGCCGCTGACATGATCCTGCTGGACGACAACTTTGCCTCCATCGTCACAGGAGTGGAAGAAG GCCGTCTGATCTTTGACAACTTGAAGAAATCCATCGCCTACACTCTGACCAGTAACATCCCTGAGATCTcacccttcctcctcttcatcatcgcCAACATCCCTCTGCCCCTGGGAACCGTCACCATCCTCTGTATTGACCTGGGAACAGACATG GTTCCTGCCATCTCCCTGGCTTATGAAGCAGCTGAGAGCGACATCATGAAGAGACAGCCCAGAAACCCCAAAACAGATAAACTGGTGAACGAGAGGCTCATCAGCATAGCCTACGGACAGATCG GTATGATGCAGGCCACAGCTGGGTTCTTCACCTACTTTGTGATCCTAGCTGAAAATGGTTTCCTCCCCATGGACCTGCTGGGGATCAGAGTGCTGTGGGACGACAAATATGTAAATGACCTGGAAGACAGCTACGGACAGCAGTGG ACATACGAGAGCAGAAAGATCGTAGAGTTCACCTGCCACACAGCTTTCTTCGCCAGTATCGTGATCGTCCAGTGGGCCGATCTAATCATCTGTAAGACCAGGAGGAACTCAATCCTGCAGCAAGGAATGAA GAACCGTATCCTCATCTTTGGTCTGTTTGAAGAGACAGCTCTGGCTGCCTTCCTGTCATACTGTCCGGGCATGGACGTCGCATTAAGAATGTACCCTCTCAA GCCATGCTGGTGGTTCTGTGCCTTCCCCTactccctcctcatcttcctgtACGATGAAGCCAGAAGATACATCCTCAGACGCAACCCAGGCG GTTGGGTGGAGCAAGAGACATACTACTGA